The DNA sequence CTTTTGAATGTGGATATTATGACCATTCTCATCTCACCAATGCTGTAAAACGTCATACAGGGTTTTTACCCTCCGAACTTTAAAATGTCGTTTTTTTCCAAAGAAAAACACTAGTCAACTTTCTATTTTTGTAGAAAATTAAAATTTCACACCAAATGAGAAAAATAAAACTATTTATAGTAACCAGTTTAGATTTTCCATATACTAGAATGTTAGTCATAAGTTAAAAAAACGTAGGTCTAAAAAGAAACTTAAGAAATAGAGTGAGCAGAAATCCTTTTGCCATCTGCGTACAATTTCCCCCAATCACAAAGACTTTCTAAAATAGGAACCAAATCCAAGCCTTTATTGGTCAAAACATATTCTATTCCAACAGGTACTGTATTTGGAATTTCTTTTTTAATTAATATGGCGTGTGTTTCCAATTCCTTTAATTGTCTTGCCAAAACAGTTTCCGAAATATTAGGCAACTCTTGCTGTATCAAATGAAATCGATTGTTGCCTTGAGAAATGGAATAAACAATCTGTGATTTCCATCGACCATTTATCATTGCAATTGCCGAATTTAACTCACAAACTTGAAATAGGAACTGTTCGTTGACATAATTTGTCGATTGTTTTTTTCTCATAATCAATAGTTTAAAGACTAACAATTTTGTTAGTTATTGTTTCAAAAACAGTCTTTTAAGATCTTTGACAAAAATATAAAAAATGAAAAATATCGTTTTAATTACAATATCTATGGTTTTGACACAATCACTTTTTGCTCAAAAAGTTTTTAGCATAAAATCAGATAAATTGGAAAGAACAGTTTCAGTTTCTGTACAAAAACCAACAAACTATCAATCTTCAAAAAGCTATCCTTTGGTTTTTATGCTTCACGGTTATAGTGAAAATTATGAACAATGGAGTAAAACAACCAATTTGGAAAAATTAGCAACGGATTATCAAATGATTTTAGTCTGTCCAGAAGGTTTCGTCAACTATTATTTGAATAGTCCAAATTTAAAAACCTTTCAATACGAAGATTTCTTTTTCCAAGAACTTGTTCCTAACATTGAGGAAAAATACAATATTGACAACAAGAATATTTTTATAACTGGTTTGAGCATGGGAGGCTATGGAGCTTTGAGTTTATTCATAAAGCATTCTGAATTTTTCAATACTGCTGCTTCTACAAGTGGAGCTCTTGAATTTGATTACGAAAACTTAAAAAAAGTCAGCTTAAAATTCTTTGAAAGCAAAAGAATGACAAACGATATGGAAATGACATTGGGAAACCCGAAAGAAAATGATTGGCAAAAGTTTAGCATTTCATCTTTGTTAAAAAACCAAAAGGAATTTAATAAAGGTTTTTTTATTGATTGTGGTTTAGATGACCCTTTACTCTCAAACACCATACAAATTAAGGAATTGGCTTTGTCTAAAAAATTACCGATAAGATTTTCAATTCAACCCGGAGAACACAATACTGAATATTGGGCGAAATCCGTTGAATACCATTTTGTATACTTCAAGCAACATCTGAAAACTGAATAGTAAAAATCTGTGGCTAAGGCTAACAATATAACGAACGACACTGTAGAAACCAATGAAGTACAATAAAGTAAAACCATACAAAGAATTAGAACCTTTTATTCATTTCTATTAGGAACTGAGAGGGTACGAACTAGAAAGACAATGGGCATAGGTTTTTCCAGATGGTTGTGCTGGTATAGTAATAAATCTGTGAGATACTTGCTTGACTGACAACGGCTCGACTTTAATGGAGTTTGGGAAACTTAGGTAGTTGTTGCAATAACTTCTTTAATAGACAGCTTTATTGACACTGATGTACGTTTAAGGTATGTGCCTTAAACCTGCAACTTTTTACAAATTTCTATAAAGATCCTCTCAAAAGGAATTGACTAAAGACACCGTGAATTGGAAAAATATAAATCATTTAACCTTGATAAAATATAGAAAATCCGTTTAATTATTTTGATCATTTTTACTCCGAAAAAATAATTACCAAATCCAAGTAATTGTTATATTTACCCTCCGAACTTTAAAATGTCGCATTTTTCCAAAGAAAAACACTAGTCAACTTTCTATTTTTGTAGAAAATTAAAATTTCACACCAAATGAGAAAAATAAAACTATTTATAGCAACCAGTTTAGACGGATTTATAGCGCAACCAAATGATGACCTTAGTTTTTTAAAGTTAGTTGAAAAAGAAGGAGAAGATTATGGTTATGATGCATTTACTTCATCCATAGATACGATTATTATTGGTCGTAAAACCTATGATTATGTTGTAAAAGAGATTGGTGCTTCTCACTACGATAATGGGAAACGAGATGTGTATGTAATTACAAGAACGGAACGTCCAGACAACGGTAGAATTAAATTTTATACAGGTAATATAAAAGACTTAGTAACACAACTTAAAAGCGAAGCGGGTAAAGACATTTATTGTGATGGTGGTGCTGTAGTGGTTAATGAACTACTTAAAAATGACCTCATTGATGAACTTACTATTTCCATTGTACCTATTCTTGTAGGTAATGGTACAAGATTATTTAAAGAAGATAGACCAGAGCAACTATTGGAATTTATAAGTGCCAAAACATTTGATACGGGATTGGTACAGGTATATTACAAACGAAAAAAATAAATAACGAACAATGATGAATAGAATGGAACATATAAATCCGGAAGGACTAATAAAAAATTCTGCGTTTTCTCAAATCATAACGACTGAAGGAAACGGAAAGACAATTTATATAGGTGGACAAAATGCAGTAAATGGAAACGGAGAAATTGTAGGGAAAAATGATATTTTAAAGCAAACTGAGCAAGTAATGAAAAACCTTGAAATTGCTCTTAAATCTTGTGGAGTAAATTTTGAGAGTTTAGTGAAATTAAACATTCACATTGTTCAAGGGCAGAATGCTTATGGTGCATTTCAAGTTTCACAGAAATTTTTAGGACAAAACCCAAACCCACCGATTATTACAGTTTTGTATGTTGCAGGACTAATAAATCCCGAATTTTTACTTGAAATTGATGCTATCGCATTTAAACCTGAAAAATAAGAAAATGGAAAATCAAGTCGGAAAAACCAAAGATGTAGGATTTCAATTTGGAATAAGAAAAACCTTTTCTGTTTCGAGTGAGAAAGTTTGGGACTTTTTATTTTCCGAAAATGGACTAAGGATTTGGTTAGGCAATTTGAAAAATGAACTTGAAATTAAAAAAGAATTCGAAACTGAAAATGACATAACAGGTCTTGTCCGTGTTTTTAAAACAAATTCACATATTCGTTTGAATTGGAAACCGAAAAATTGGGAAAATATGTCAACAATTCAAATTAGAGTAATTGGAAATCAGACTAAGGCAACCATAGCCATCCATCAAGAGAAATTATTGAATACCGAACAGCGAAATGAAATGAAAGCATATTGGACTGAGATAATGAAGAAAATTGGCACTGAACTATTGAGATAGTGTCATTTGCAAATTATTTATGGCCCAATTCTGAATTTCTTTGATGACCGGCTGATAAGAATTTGAAAAAAGTAAAAGCTGTACGTTCAAAAAGATAAAACGAATAAAGCCAAAACTGAAAACAACGAACTCTCAACCAATAACTATCATAAAATAGAAAGATTCTAATATTAATTTTGACATTACATTTTTCAAATATGCAAGCACAAGACAAAATAATAGTGTGGAAAAGCACTTATGTAAACACAACCGAATTTACCACCATTATTTTTAAAGACTCGATTGAAGTTAAGGGACACATCACAGGTCAAGGATTGGGGAAATTATTGAATGTAAATTATCAACTTGACATTAATAAAAAATGGGAAATTAAGTCTGTAAACATCAATTTTCAATCAGACAGTACGTTTAACATCTCACTCACAAAAAATAAAGACAATCATTGGGTCAATGAAAAAGGCAAAATCCTCGAACAATTGGATAACTGTATAGACATTGATATTGCCTTGACCCCTTTTACCAACACATTACCAATCAATAGGCTGGGTCTAGCAGTTGGAGAATCAAAAGAAATAGAAGTCGTTTACTTTGAATTACCTACCCAAAATTTTTCGCCTGCCAAACAGCGATATACCAATTTAGGTAATGGAGTTTACAAGTATGAAAATCTTGCTTCCGGATTTACTGCAAACTTAAAAGTTGACAGTCAAGGATTTGTTTTGGATTACCCAGGTATTTGGCATAGAGTGTTTTCAGAGCATGAAGCTACTGCAAGACAGAAGGAAGGATTTGCTTCTTCACTGATTTCAGATAACGCAAGTGACGAAATTGCTGGAAATAATATTTACGATTGGCTTATAGGAAGTTGGAATGTAGAAGCTGTTGATTATTTAGAAAACAATGAAATATTAAAATCACAAGGTGAATGGCATTTTGCCTATGTTCTTGAAGGGCGGGCTGTGCAAGATGTTTGGATTGCCCCGAAACGTTCATTAAGAACGCCAAACCTAAAACAGCCAAGAATTCGTTATGGTTCAAGCATACGTTATTTTGACGCAAAATCAAAAAAATGGTCTGTTTATTGGTTCAATCCCGTGAGTAGTACAGTAAGTAAACTTTATGGTTGGAAAGACAAAGGTAATATTGTACAGGAAGGAACCGATGAAGATGGAAATATAATGCGGTGGACATTTCAGAACATAACCAATAAGTCATTTCATTGGAAAGGAGAAATTAGTACCGATAACGGAGAGACTTTTACTTTACAAGCAGAGTTCTTTGGAACACGAAAATATTAAACACCAAAACGAAAGTCTTTTCTACAACAATAGAGATACTTCAAACCATTGGACAACCTGACCCCCGGCAGTCGTATATTTTGGATTGGATCAAAGGAAATTCAAAAACATCAACTGATAAAGTAAGCTACAAAAGGGTTAAATGATTAAATTATTAAAAACCTTCTAATTGGAGCTACAGGAGAACGATAAAAAATAATAATACATTGAAGAAACCATAAAAATAAAACACAGATATAATACTTTAGGATGAAAAAAAATGATAACTGCAATAAAATAATTTACGCACAGACACCAGAATCTACTGCTATGGTTGAAAATACTAAGCGTGCAATGGAAATTACAGCCACAATTAATCGTTTAACATTTAAAGATGCTGATAAAGTTCGAGCTCTATTCAGTCAACTTACACGAAAAAAGGTGGACGAAAGTTTTTTACTTATTCCACCATTTTACACTTCTGGTGGAGTAGAAATAAATGTAGGCAGGAACGTTTTCATAAATCAGAACTGCACCTTATATGACCTTGGTGGTCTCGAAATAGGCGATAATGTGATGATAGGTCCAAATGTGAGTATTATTACTTCTGGACATCCCATTGCACCTTCACAGCGTCGTAAAATTACAATTGGTAAGCCTATTGTAATTGAAAGAAATGTTTGGATTGGTGCTGGGGCAACAATTGTTGGGGGAATTAAAATTGGTGAAAATTCTGTAATAGGTGCAGGTTCTGTAGTTACTAAAAATGTTTTTCCGAATACAATTGTAGGTGGAAATCCTGCAAAAACAATTCGTTTAATTAAAGAAGATACTTCTAATGAAAACTGAATTTACAAATTAAAAGTAAACCACTAATAGTTGAAGGTTCATTGTTGTCACTTCTAATCAATTAAAATTTAGCTGTAAGTAATGTGTTTACATAAAAAATATAAGAATTTAAAAACGAATTGTGTAAATTCAATTAACATTATATGACTTTATTCATAATTGGAGATTTCTCAAAATTTGAAAGCAAAAGTTTATAGGACTTTATTTACTTTATGAAAGTAATCAATGAAGTCAAGTAAACTTTTTTATCTCCATAGAAGTGTCGTTAAAAAAATAAATGTAAGTGATTGAAATGGAAAATCGTGAAAAGTTGGAGTTGAAAGAAGCTTAAATCGTAATAACACCTTTACTCAATTAATGTGAAAAATCAGTTGTAAAATTAAAACCAAACTCAGCTCAATATACACTTTTAGAAAACCGTATTAATGCATTAAGGTTTTCGTTAAAACTGATTAAGATAGAAATCAAAAGTAAAAATTATAATAATTA is a window from the Pseudalgibacter alginicilyticus genome containing:
- a CDS encoding winged helix-turn-helix transcriptional regulator, translating into MRKKQSTNYVNEQFLFQVCELNSAIAMINGRWKSQIVYSISQGNNRFHLIQQELPNISETVLARQLKELETHAILIKKEIPNTVPVGIEYVLTNKGLDLVPILESLCDWGKLYADGKRISAHSIS
- a CDS encoding alpha/beta hydrolase yields the protein MKNIVLITISMVLTQSLFAQKVFSIKSDKLERTVSVSVQKPTNYQSSKSYPLVFMLHGYSENYEQWSKTTNLEKLATDYQMILVCPEGFVNYYLNSPNLKTFQYEDFFFQELVPNIEEKYNIDNKNIFITGLSMGGYGALSLFIKHSEFFNTAASTSGALEFDYENLKKVSLKFFESKRMTNDMEMTLGNPKENDWQKFSISSLLKNQKEFNKGFFIDCGLDDPLLSNTIQIKELALSKKLPIRFSIQPGEHNTEYWAKSVEYHFVYFKQHLKTE
- a CDS encoding dihydrofolate reductase family protein: MRKIKLFIATSLDGFIAQPNDDLSFLKLVEKEGEDYGYDAFTSSIDTIIIGRKTYDYVVKEIGASHYDNGKRDVYVITRTERPDNGRIKFYTGNIKDLVTQLKSEAGKDIYCDGGAVVVNELLKNDLIDELTISIVPILVGNGTRLFKEDRPEQLLEFISAKTFDTGLVQVYYKRKK
- a CDS encoding RidA family protein, which encodes MMNRMEHINPEGLIKNSAFSQIITTEGNGKTIYIGGQNAVNGNGEIVGKNDILKQTEQVMKNLEIALKSCGVNFESLVKLNIHIVQGQNAYGAFQVSQKFLGQNPNPPIITVLYVAGLINPEFLLEIDAIAFKPEK
- a CDS encoding SRPBCC domain-containing protein → MENQVGKTKDVGFQFGIRKTFSVSSEKVWDFLFSENGLRIWLGNLKNELEIKKEFETENDITGLVRVFKTNSHIRLNWKPKNWENMSTIQIRVIGNQTKATIAIHQEKLLNTEQRNEMKAYWTEIMKKIGTELLR
- a CDS encoding putative glycolipid-binding domain-containing protein → MQAQDKIIVWKSTYVNTTEFTTIIFKDSIEVKGHITGQGLGKLLNVNYQLDINKKWEIKSVNINFQSDSTFNISLTKNKDNHWVNEKGKILEQLDNCIDIDIALTPFTNTLPINRLGLAVGESKEIEVVYFELPTQNFSPAKQRYTNLGNGVYKYENLASGFTANLKVDSQGFVLDYPGIWHRVFSEHEATARQKEGFASSLISDNASDEIAGNNIYDWLIGSWNVEAVDYLENNEILKSQGEWHFAYVLEGRAVQDVWIAPKRSLRTPNLKQPRIRYGSSIRYFDAKSKKWSVYWFNPVSSTVSKLYGWKDKGNIVQEGTDEDGNIMRWTFQNITNKSFHWKGEISTDNGETFTLQAEFFGTRKY